A section of the Stenotrophomonas sp. 364 genome encodes:
- a CDS encoding HDOD domain-containing protein, with product MRILLVGDQASLSAELMDFIADLGEEWQPLTASDGQSAMSIVAAGPVDAVIACPTLPDLTATTLLGQIRTLRPETIRIALVDADHGNRPPPARLIGVAHRFLPMPLAPEVLLEALTSLEELRELLDSAHLRSAIGRIEKLPSPPHLYLSLTQALEHDDDTNTADVSKLVSADPAIAAKVLQLSNSAFFNSGRTISDLRTAVTRLGLSTLRDLVLASEVFSASALSGAERNSLQQRALLASRLAAKLLPDSSAELGATAALLADIGLLLPGVRNERVAPTDAADERPGHAEAGAYLLGLWGLPMPIIEAVAFHLQPQKSNTRSFWVTGAVHVALALINGDPVDEEYLQRAGVLHKLPQWRDHANGLMGLVAAEA from the coding sequence GTGCGCATTCTGCTTGTTGGGGACCAGGCCAGCCTGTCGGCTGAACTGATGGATTTCATTGCCGATCTTGGGGAAGAGTGGCAGCCGCTGACGGCCTCCGATGGCCAGTCGGCCATGAGCATCGTCGCCGCCGGTCCGGTGGACGCGGTCATCGCCTGCCCTACCCTGCCCGATCTCACGGCCACCACGCTGCTGGGGCAGATCCGCACCCTGCGCCCGGAGACCATCCGGATCGCACTGGTGGATGCCGACCATGGCAACCGCCCGCCGCCGGCGCGCCTGATCGGGGTGGCCCACCGCTTCCTGCCGATGCCGCTGGCCCCGGAAGTTCTGCTGGAAGCGCTGACCAGCCTGGAAGAACTGCGCGAGCTGCTCGATAGCGCGCATCTGCGCAGCGCGATCGGCCGCATCGAAAAGCTGCCCTCGCCGCCGCATCTGTACCTGAGCCTGACCCAGGCGCTGGAACACGACGACGACACCAACACCGCCGACGTCTCCAAGCTGGTATCTGCGGACCCGGCCATTGCGGCCAAGGTGCTGCAGTTGTCCAACTCGGCATTCTTCAACAGCGGCCGCACCATTTCCGACCTGCGCACCGCGGTAACGCGGCTGGGCCTGTCGACCCTGCGCGACCTGGTGCTGGCCAGCGAAGTGTTCTCCGCCTCGGCGTTGTCCGGTGCCGAACGCAATTCGCTGCAGCAGCGCGCGTTGCTGGCCTCGCGGCTGGCGGCCAAGCTGCTGCCCGATTCCAGCGCCGAGCTGGGTGCGACCGCGGCCCTGCTGGCCGACATCGGGCTGCTGCTGCCGGGCGTGCGCAACGAGCGCGTTGCCCCGACCGACGCAGCCGATGAACGCCCCGGCCATGCCGAGGCCGGCGCCTACCTGCTGGGCCTGTGGGGCCTGCCGATGCCGATCATCGAGGCGGTGGCGTTCCACCTGCAGCCGCAGAAGTCCAACACGCGCAGCTTCTGGGTAACCGGTGCGGTGCACGTGGCATTGGCCCTGATCAACGGGGACCCGGTGGATGAGGAGTACCTGCAGCGTGCCGGCGTGCTGCACAAGCTGCCGCAGTGGCGGGACCACGCCAATGGCCTGATGGGTCTGGTGGCTGCAGAAGCCTGA
- a CDS encoding RNA polymerase sigma factor codes for MTTNASALTEMLIRERPALLRLVQRILGNDGGAEDVIQAIWFKARGVDSGQAIDNPRAYLYRLATNLATDHGRERTRRARLLAEHYLWGPDEVLSTEEQAMAQDELQRVLAAAAHLPEPTRTIFRLNRLQGLTQADVAKRLKVSVTTVENHVRAALQRLAWARNGR; via the coding sequence ATGACCACCAACGCCTCCGCCCTCACCGAGATGCTGATCCGCGAACGCCCTGCGCTGCTGCGCCTGGTGCAGCGCATCCTGGGCAACGATGGCGGTGCCGAGGACGTGATCCAGGCGATCTGGTTCAAGGCGCGCGGGGTGGACAGCGGCCAGGCCATCGACAACCCGCGGGCCTATCTGTATCGGCTGGCCACCAACCTGGCCACCGACCACGGGCGTGAGCGCACCCGCCGCGCACGCCTGCTCGCCGAGCATTACCTGTGGGGACCGGACGAAGTGCTGTCGACCGAAGAACAGGCGATGGCCCAGGACGAACTGCAGCGCGTGCTCGCCGCCGCCGCGCACCTGCCCGAGCCCACCCGAACCATCTTCCGGCTCAACCGCCTGCAGGGCCTGACCCAGGCCGACGTGGCCAAGCGCCTCAAGGTGTCGGTCACCACCGTGGAGAATCACGTGCGCGCCGCCCTGCAGCGCCTGGCGTGGGCCCGCAACGGGCGCTGA
- the ppa gene encoding inorganic diphosphatase, protein MGLELVSPGKNPPEEINVIIEIPKDSEPVKYEVDKETGAIFVDRILSTPMRYPCNYGYVPSTLCGDGDPADVLVVLPLPLIPGSVVRCRPVGVLKMSDEAGSDEKILAVPISKVFSGYAHVEDIEQVSSHWLERIGHFFEHYKDLEKGKWVKLDGWAGAAEAKQILIEAHQRYLSNNG, encoded by the coding sequence ATGGGTCTGGAACTCGTCTCGCCCGGCAAGAACCCGCCGGAAGAAATCAACGTCATCATCGAGATCCCGAAGGATTCCGAGCCGGTGAAGTACGAAGTGGACAAGGAAACCGGCGCGATCTTCGTCGACCGCATCCTGTCCACCCCGATGCGCTACCCGTGCAACTACGGCTACGTGCCGAGCACCCTGTGCGGCGACGGCGACCCGGCCGACGTGCTGGTGGTGCTGCCGCTGCCGCTGATCCCCGGTTCGGTGGTGCGTTGCCGTCCGGTCGGCGTGCTCAAGATGAGCGATGAGGCCGGCAGCGACGAGAAGATCCTGGCCGTGCCGATCTCCAAGGTGTTCAGCGGCTACGCCCACGTGGAAGACATCGAGCAGGTGTCCAGCCACTGGCTGGAGCGCATCGGCCACTTCTTCGAGCATTACAAGGACCTGGAAAAGGGCAAGTGGGTCAAGCTTGACGGCTGGGCCGGCGCTGCCGAAGCCAAGCAGATCCTGATCGAAGCGCACCAGCGTTACCTCAGCAACAACGGCTGA